The Sandaracinobacteroides saxicola nucleotide sequence GCAGCAGGCCCAGCGCCAGGATCAGGGCGATGCTGAAAAGGGCGCTGATCGTTACCGCTACCATCGTCTGTCTCCTCGACTCGGATCGCCATGTTCCATTTTTGTTCCATTGCCGTCAAGCGCAAAATCGAGGGGCCGGCAAGTGGTTGCATCGGCGCGAAAAATCTCTATCGGCGCCTGTCGGGAGGACAGCATGACGGGAATGATGCAGGATTGGCCGCTGAGCGTGGCGCGGATCATCGACCATGCGGCGACCTATCATCCGCGGCGGGAGGTGGTATCCCTGCAATGCGAGGGCGGGGTGATGCGCAGCGACTGGGGGACGGTGGCGACACGGTCCCGCCAGCTGGCGGCCGCCCTGGTGGGGCTGGGCATGAACGCCGGCGACCGGGTGGCGACGCTGGCGTGGAACACGGTGCGGCATGTCGAATGCCTTTATGGCATCGGCGGCATGGGCGGTGTGGCGCATACCATCAACCCGCGGCTGTTCGAGGAGCAGATCACCTACATCGCCAACCATGCCGAAGACCGCGTGCTGCTGTTCGACCTGACCTTCGTGAAGCTGGTGGAGAGGCTGGCGCCGGGCCTGAAGACGATCGAGCATTTCGTGCTGCTGACTGACAGGGCGCACATGCCGGAGAGCAGCCTGAACCTGCTGTGTTACGAGGAATTGCTGTCGGCGGAGGATGGGACGTTCGCCTGGGTGGAGATGCCGGAAACGGCGCCGGTGGGGCTGTGTTACACCAGTGGCACGACCGGCAATCCGAAGGGGGTGCAGTACAGCCACCGTTCGACGGTGCTGCATGCGATGGCGGCGTGCGCGACCGACACGTTCGGCATCGGGGCGATGACGGTGGTGCTGCCGGTGGCGCCGATGTATCATGTGAATGCGTGGTCGATGCCCTATACCGCGGCGATGGCGGGGGCGAAGCTGGTGCTGGGCGGGCCGAATTTCGATGCCCCGACGCTGCAGAAGCTGATCATCGACGAGGGCGTGGACCTGGCGCTGGCGGTGCCGACGATCTGGCTGGGGATGTTGCAGCATCTGGAGAGGCATGGTGGCGGGCTGGGGCGGCTGAACCGCACGGCCATCGGGGGCTCGGCCGTGCCGCGCAGCATGATCGAGGCGTTCGACCGGCTGCACGGCGTGCGGGTGATGCAGCTGTGGGGCATGACCGAGATGTCGCCGCTGGGGACGGTGGGGGCGATGACCCCGGAGGTGGCGGCGCTGCCCTATGACGAGGCGCTGAGCGTGCGGGTGAAACAGGGCCGCGGCGTGTTCGGCGTGGAGATGAAAATCGTGGACGATGAGGGGCAAGAGCTGCCGCGCGACGGGGTGACGTTCGGGCGGCTGCTGGTGCGCGGGCCGTGGATCGTGGGCCGTTATTTCAAGGGCGATGGCGGCGATGTGCTGGACGCCGAGGGCTGGTTCGATACCGGGGATGTGGCGACGCTGGACGAGCAGGGTTACATGCAGATCACGGACCGGTCGAAGGATGTGATCAAGTCGGGCGGGGAGTGGATTTCCTCCATCGAACTGGAAAATGAGGCGGTGGGCTGCCCCGGCGTGGCGGAAGCGGCGGTGATCGGCGTGGCGCACCCGAAATGGGACGAGCGGCCGCTGCTGATCATCGTGCGCAAGCCGGGGGCAGCGGTGAGCGCGGCGGATGTGCTGAAGCATCTGGAGGGGCGGATCGCCAAATGGTGGACGCCGGATGCGGTGGAGTTTGTGGATGCGATCCCGCACACGGCGACGGGGAAGATTTTGAAGACGGCGCTGCGGGAGCAATTCCGGGATTATCGGTTGGCGGGTTAAGTGGATCAAATAAGGCCGGCGTCGCGGGCGAGGGCGACGGCTTGGGCGCGGTTGCTGGCGCCGATTTCGGCGAGCAGGGCCGCCGTGTGGGCCTTTACCGTGGCGGGCGCGATGGCGAGGGCGGCGGCGATCTGCTTGGTGGAGTGGCCACGTGCGATGCCGGCCAGCACCTCCCGCTGTCGCGCGCTGAGATGGAAGCGGGGCGGCGGGCGCGTCGGAGGGTCGGTGCGGCTGGCGGCGAGGATGGCGAGACGCGGGGGGAGGTAGGTGCCGCCGGCGAGAACCAGGCGGATCGCCGCCTCCATCACCTGACCGCTGACGGATTTGGGCACGAAACCGGCGATGCCGAGGGCGAGGAGGCTGAGCAGTGTCGCGTCATCCTCGTGCCCGGTGATGACAAGGATGGGCGTGTCGGCGGCGGCGGCGCGCAGCGCGGCGATGCCACCGAGGGGATCGGCGCCGGGCATGATGAGATCGCAGAGGATGAGGGCGTGGCCAGGGGCCGCGCGGCACGCCTCGGGAAAGCTGCCGACGGTGGTGATGTCCGCGTCGGGATCGACCATGCGGACCGCGCCGGCGAGCGCGCTTCGCATCAAGGCATGATCGTCTGCGATCAATATGCGCATGGGTGCAGGCTACGTCAGGCCATGGGAAGTTCAAGCCGGAAGGCGGCGCCGTTGCACCAGCGCGGATCGCGACGCAGGGTGCCGCCCAGCAAGGCGGCGATCCGGTGAGAGGACGGCAGGCCCAGGCCGAAGCCGGCGGTGGCCTGGCCGGTGGCGCGGCCGTCGTCGATCACCCAGAATTGCAGGCAGGCGCCGTGGCGGCGCGCGCCGATCAGGATGCGACGCGCCCGGGCATGGCGGATGGCGTTGTCGACCAGGTTGGAGAGGGCGCGCTGGGCGAGGTCCGGATCGGCGCGGACGGCCGCGCGGCTGGGGAGGACGATGAGGCGGATGCCGGCATGGGCGGCAGCGGCGGCGTGGAGGCGGGCGACCCCATCGATCAGCCGGCCGGCGGGGAGGGTGACGAGGGCAGGGCGGGTCCTGCTGCCTTCCAGTTGCAGATGGTCGAGCATCGAGCGCAGCTGTCGTTCGACGGATTCGAAGGCGATGGCGGCATCGGCGGCGGCTTTTGCCCGGTGCGCGGGATCGCTGCCGCGGGCGGCCTGATCGCTGAACAGCCGGGCGGCCTGAATGGGCTGGCCGAGATCGTGCCAGGCAGCGGCGATGAAGCGGGTGCGGGCGTCGCGTTCGGCCTCGACCTCGGCGCGGGCGGCTTCGGCCGCGAGCACGGCGGTATGGGCGCGGTTGACCTGTGCCTGCACGGTACCGCGCAGCAGCAGCAGGATCGCGGTCATCGTGGCGGTAAGGATGATGGTGGCGATCGCCACCGGGCCGGCATGGAACAGGTACCAGCCGATCAGGCCAGCGGGGATGACGAGCGGCATCGGCGAGGGCCGGCTGGTGACGGGGGGACGATCGACCGTGGCCAGCGCCTGGATGGCGACGGTGCCGATGGAAAAGGCGCTGATGGTCAGTTGAACCTCTGTGGTGAGCCAGGGGAAAAGGATGATGAACTGGATGACGAGGCCGAGGCTGCCGACCCAGAGGACGCGGCGGATGATGCGGTCCGTTGCGTGCAGGTCGCCGGCGGCGAGGAACCGCATGAGCCGCGGCGTGAGCGCCAGCCAGAACAGCAGCAAGCCGGCGACGACGGCCCAGGAGGCGGCGCGGGTGAGCGGTGGGGTGGGGTCCGCAAGTTGTGCGTGCGCGAACAGCTGGGCCGCCAGCACGATGATCATGCCGAGCAGCTGGATGATCAGGATGGGGTGCGGTCGGCGCATCGCGACAGGATGCGGCAGCACCGGCGGGGCCGCAACCGGCCATCGGGATTAGTCCTTCTGGCCGATGCGCGGCGGGACGTTTCGGGGAAAGCTGCCGGGCGGGGCCAGTGGACAGGCCCCGGCAACAGGAGCGGGATATGCGGAAAATGGTTCTGGGGGCGGCGTTGCTGGCGATGGCGGGCGCCGGGCAGGCAACGGTGATCGTGGCCGGCGTGACGGCGCAGGGGGCGAAGACGCTGCAGGTGTCGAGCGCGGTGCCGACCTGGCTGGAGGTGGCCGAGGTGGAAGCCTTCACCTTCGCCGATCTGAACGTGGCACTGGCGGCGAATGGCGGCACGGCCAGCGCGACCAGCCAATATGATCTGGGAACACCGGCGGGCAAGGCGATCGATGGCGTTCGCCCGGCCACCTATCCGAACGAGTGGCACAGCGGCGGATCTGACGCGGGGCAGCGCCTGACAATAAGCCTGTCGGCGGCGAGCGACCTGAAACTGGTGTCGATCTGGGGCGGCAACCGCCTGGGCGGCTTCCCCTGGCGCGATGTCTATCGGCTGAGCGTTCTGGATGGCAGCGGTGCGTCGCTGTGGCAGGGTGTCCTCGATGCCAGCCAGCTCAACGGCCAGCCGGTGAGCGTCCAGTTTCTTGCCCCCAATCCCGGTGGCGTGGTGCCGGAGCCGGCGAGCTGGGCGATGATGATCGCGGGGTTCGGGTTGGTGGGGGGTCTGATGCGACGGCGGCGGACGGTGGCCGTCGCGGTTTGAAGGGGAGTCGCAAGCGCGGTACAGTTGATTGCACCCACCCCTGCCGCGCTTTCGCGCGAGTCGCCGCTGACGCTTTGCGTCGTCTTCGACTCCCCGCTCTCGGCTGCGCCGGGCAGGAGGGGTGTTTGGTGGTCAGAGGCTGCGGCCGATGAGTTCTTTCATGATTTCGCTGGTGCCGCCGTAGATGCGCTGGACGCGGGCGTCGCGCCAGAGGCGGGCGATGGGGTATTCGTTCATGTAGCCGGCGCCGCCATGAAGCTGGAGGGCGGCGTCGCAGATTTCCCATTGCAGCTCGGTGTGCCAGAGCTTGGCGGCGGCGCCTTCATAGGCGTCGAGCTCGCCCTTCATGTGCTTGGTGAGGCAGACATCGAGGTGAGCCCAGCCGACCTGGAGCTTGGCCTTGAGGTCGGCAAGCAGGAAGCGGGTGTTCTGGAAATCGAAGACGGTCTTGCCGAACGCCTTGCGGTCCTTCACGAAATTGACCGCTTCGTCGAAGGCGCGCTGGGCGCCGCCCATGGCGGAAACGGCAATGCCCAGACGCTCTTGCGGCAGCTGGCTCATCAGGTAGATGAAGCCCTTATTCTCCTCGCCGAGGCAGTTGGTGATGGGGACGCGGACATCCTCGAAGAAGAGTTCGCTGGTGTCGGCGCTGTTCTGGCCGATCTTGTCGAGGTTGCGGCCCTTGGCGAAGCCGGGGGTGCCGGCCTCGACGAGGATCAGGCTGGTGCCCTTGGCGCCCTTGTCGGGGTCGGTCTTTGCAACGACGATGACGAGGTCGGCATTCTGGCCGTTGGTGATGTACGTCTTGGAGCCGTTCAGGACATAATGGTTGCCGTCGCGCTTTGCCGTCGTGCGGATGCCCTGGAGGTCGGAGCCGGCGCCGGGTTCGGTCATGGCGATGGCGGTGATGCATTCGCCGCTGATCATCCGGGGCAGATATTTCGCCTTCTGCTCGTCCGAGCCATAGGCCTCGATATAGGGGGCGACGATGTCCGATTGCAGCGTGATGCCGGCGCTGCTGCCGGCGTAGGCCAGCTCCTCGTCGATGACGGCGTTGTAGCCGAAATCGAGGCCGAGGCCGCCATGGTCGGGCGAGACGTTGGGGCAGAGCAGGCCGGCCTCGCCACAGGCGCGCCAGAAGTTGCGGTCGACGACGCCTTCCTCCTCCCAGCGGTCGAGGTGGGGGGTGAGTTCCTTTGCGAAGAATTTGCGGACGCTGTCGCGGAAGGCCTCGTGGTCGGCGTTGAAGGCGGTGCGGCGGCTGGTGTCGATCATGCGTTGCTCCTGTCGCGGGCCTCTTTGGCGCGTTGGCGGGCGGGCGCCACCTGTAAAAGCAAAGGGGGCGCCGCGATGCCGCAGCGTGATCCGAAGCGCGTCGGACGGGTTCATCGGCTGGCCGCCGCCGGGTCGGCAAAGCCGCCCGGTCGGCGGCCAGCCGATGCCCCGCCGTCCGGGCCTGCGGCGTGTCTGTAAACCTTCGGAGGAACGCATGCGCGTTCCTCCTCCAGGTCACAGCCGCCTTCGGCCTAGAACTTGATGCGGGCGGTCAGGCGGTAGCGGCGGCCGAAATAGTCGATTTCGCCCTGGTTGCCGACGGCCTGCGAACCGTTGGCGAGGCCGTTCAGGCCGGCATATTCGTTGGAGAAGATGTTGAAGGCGTTGAATTGCAGTTCGAAATTGTCGTTGATGCGATAGCCGATGCTGGCGTCGTGCCGGCCGACGGCGGGCAGGTCGATGACATCCTGCTGTTCGGGCGTGTTGAAGGCGCCGGTGTTGAAGTTGAAGATCCTGGTCTTGTTCTGCCAGTTCCAGGTCCACTGGAAGAAGAAGCCGTCCTTTTCATAGCGGCCCGTCAGCTGGGTTTCCCATTTCGGGCGGAAGAAGCTGCCGGCGCTTTCCTGGCTGTCGGCGAAGGTGCCGGCGGCCGAGCTGATGTAGCTGATCAGGTGATAGACATTGGCGCGGATGCGGAGGTTGCCCTTGTCCTCGCCGCCGAACAGGTCGGCGAGGTCGAAGCGGTATTCGGCGCTGCCGTTCACCGACTTCACGCGCAGGGCACCGAGGTTGATGAAGCCCGAGGCGAAGCCGTTGCGGATGTTGAACTGCGGCGTGCCGCCGGCAGCCGAGGGTTCGCGGTCGAAGAAAGAGCAGGTGTTGACGCCGAGCGTGCCCGAGGTGTCGTTGTAGGTCGGGCTGTCGTAGCAGAATTGCGCCGCGTTCGAGAGCGTCGTGGGGATGATCTGGTTGCGGACGGTGACGTTGATATAGTCCGCCGAGATCACCAGGCCGGGCGCGAATTTCGGCGAGAGCACGCCGCCGACGGTCCAGCTGCTGCCTTCCTCCGGCTTCAATGCCGGGGAGCCGGAGAAGCCGCCCTGCAGGTTCTGGCCTGCGGGCACGAAGCTGTTGAGGAAGTTGGCGGCTGACGCGCGATCCGGCGCGATGCCGAGGCGGACGACCTCCTGCTCGCAATTGGCGCGCCGGGTCGCGGGGACATTGCCACCGCTGATCTGGGCGTTGCCGCACGGGTCGGTGGGCGTGTTGAAGGCGGGCTGGTTGCCCAGGAACAGCTCGACCACGGAGGGCTGGCGCAGCGAGCGGGTGTAGTTGCCGCGCACCAGCACGCCTTCGACCGGGCGCCAGGCACCGCCCAGCGTGTAGAGGGTGTTCCATTTGCCCTTGGCCTCGTTGGTTTCGAGGTTGCCGTTCAATCGCAGCACGTCCGGCGCGTTGCCGTTCTGCTTGACGAAGCGGACGCCGGGGGTGAATTCCAGGTTGCGGAACATCGGCAGGGTGAATTCCTCGCCGAAGATCGGGATGCGCAGTTCGGCGGACGCCTCCATCGAGGTGACCTCCCCGCGCGTGGCGGCAAGGGCGGCGGTGCGGCTGACGCCGAGGCGCTGTTCCTCGCTGGGGCGATAATCGAGCGTGTCGCGGCGCCATTCGGCGTTGAGGGCGAAGCCGATGCCCCCGCCGGGCAGGTCGAACAGGGCGGCTGATGCGATGCTGCCGTTGATATAATATTGTTCGGACTGGTTGCGGGCGACGCCGGTGAAGGTCGTGTAGTCCTTTGACGCCTGGCTCATCTGATTGAAGCCGAAGGGATTGAGCGGGGCGCAGCCGGAGATCTGCGAGGCGGTGACGGCGCGCGGGACCAGGCGTTCGACGAGGACGCCGTCGGACCGCGCCTCTCGCACGAGCACGGTGTTGGTGATGCCGAGCGGCAGCGCGGTGGAGGCGCCGGGGGTCTGGATGCGGCAGACGATGCGCGACGGGTTGGCGGGATCGACCACGGCATCGAGCGCGAGGGCATATTCCACGTCACGGATGTTGGTGGTGGTGATTGTCGCCTTCGACTTGCCATAGGCGCCGGCGACATCCCAAGTGAAGCGACGGGTGCCGACCTCGAAGTCTCCCTTCAGGCCCAGCACGGAACGGTAGGTTTCGGAGGCGGCGAAGGCGGGTGTGTCGCCGGTGACATCCTGGTTGGTGCGGGACAGGGCGAAGACGCCGGTGGCGGGATCGATGCCGGCCGCGACCAGCGTGTTGCGGGCCGCGGTGCTGAGATAGGGGTTGGTGATGCTGGCGACGATGACGGCGTTTTCGGTGCCGCCCAATGCCAGGCTGTTGCTGCTGCCGATATTGCGCGGGGCCGCGCTGTCGACCTTGGCGAACAGGTTTTCGGTGTAGAGGCGGATGTTCGGCGTGAGGTCGAAATGCGCGATCAGGTTGCCGATATAGCGGTCCTGCTGGGCGCGGAGCGTGGTGAAACGCGACTGATCGAGGAAGTCGCCGCCGGGCATGCCGCCGAGCGTGGCGGGGGTGGAGGCGTTGAAGACGCCGGGGGTGAAGGGCACGAGCGCGCCGCTGCCGTCGAAACGAAGCGGCACCGCGGTGCGCGGCAGCGCCTGGGCGCTGGCGGCGTCGGGGTTGGGAATGTCGAGGAAGGCGGGGACCAGCGTGCCGAGGAAGGCGTTGATCGGCGTGTTGGGATTCTGTGCGAGAAACTCGCGCGGGGTGGGGCGGTTGGCTTGCAGCAGGTTGATGGCAAGCGTGTTACGTTGCAGATCGCTGAGGGCAGCGGCGTTGAAGCCGGGCGCGAGCGCGGTGATGACCTGGGCGGCCGTAACGCCGGAAGGGAGCGCATTGGGCGCAAAGCGGGTGAATTGCCCGGGCGGCAGCGTTGCCGGGTTGCCGACGGCCTGGGCGGCGCCGAGGGGGCCACCGGGCACGGCCTGCGTGGCGCCGGCGACGGACACGGCGGCGCCTGCCTGCCGCCCGGCGACGACCGCGCTGAAGGCGGTGGGGAAGCCCGCCTGCGTGCCGGTGTATTGGAAGACGTTGCCGCCATCCGACAGCAGGATCGAGCCGCCGCTGACGAGCGGCAGGAAGCGGTTGCCGGGCTGGCCATCGTCTGTCGCACGCAGGAAGGCACCGTTGTTGCTGTTGGTGACGTCGATCACCCCGGGGGCGAAGGCCGGGTTGCGGCGGTTGCCGTTGCCGAAGAAGGTGGGGGCGATATAGGTATTGGCGAAGGCGGGGCGGGCATCGCCGTAGAGGCCGTCGTCGCGGTTGTACTGGAAGCTGATGGCGACGTTGCCGCGGCCGTCAGCGAAATTGCTGCCCCAGATGGCGCTGGCCTGTCCGTTGAAGGTGTCGCCGCGGCTGGTGATGCCGGCGCGCACATTGGCCTGCAGGCCTTCGAAATTATCCTTGAGGATGATGTTGACGACGCCGGCGATCGCGTCCGAGCCGTAGGCGACAGCGCCGCCGACGGTGAGCACGTCGGTGCGTTCCACCAGTTCGGTGGGAATGACGTTGAGATCGACCTGGCCGCCGGTGGTGTTGCCCTGCACGAACAGCGTGCCGGCGTTGCCCGACACGAAGCGGCGGCCGTTGACCAGGGAGAGCGTGCGGTTGGTGCCGAGGTCGAGCAGGTCGACGAAGGAGGCGCCGAGCGAGGCGGGCTGGCCGCCGGCGTTGCCGTTCGGGCTGGCGCCGGGGCCGACGAGGGGGAGATCGTTCAGTGCCTCGAGCACGCTGGAGAAGCCGCGCGCCTGAAACTCCTGCGCCGTCAGCTGCACGCCGGGGATGGTGCCCTCGAACTGCGGGCGGGGAATGCGGGACCCGGTGACGACGATGGTGGTGGCTTCGTCTTCCGCGGCCGCCGCGGGCGTTGCCGAGGCGGGTGGTGTCTGCGCGGCGAGCGGCGCGGCGACGAGGGCAAGGCTGGAGACGGAGAGCAGGCAGAGCGTTTTCATGGCAAATCCCCCTTGGATATTGGGCGCGCATTACATGAACGGATGTTCATGATGCCATGGCTAATTCGCGCTAACCGTCACGATGTGACGGGATGTGTCATTTATGTAACAATGCCGTCACGACAGGATCGGTGCTTCGGCGGGTTGCCAGGCGGGTTCGCCCGTGAAGCGGATCGCGGGGGCGAGATGGTGGCCGCCGTCGGCGTGCACGACCAGGCCTCGTTCGGCGATGAGGGGTTGGGTAAGGGCTTCACGGAAATCGAGGACGGGGGCGTAGGCGACATCGTGGTGATGGAACCAGGCGGTCCATTGGTCGCGGGTGCGTTCGAGGAAGGTTTCGGTGAGGAAGGCGGTGAGGGGGGCGTGGTGGGGGCCGGCCTCGCTGTGGGCGAGGGGGATGAGATCGGGGCGGGCGAGGGCCGTGA carries:
- a CDS encoding long-chain-fatty-acid--CoA ligase, giving the protein MTGMMQDWPLSVARIIDHAATYHPRREVVSLQCEGGVMRSDWGTVATRSRQLAAALVGLGMNAGDRVATLAWNTVRHVECLYGIGGMGGVAHTINPRLFEEQITYIANHAEDRVLLFDLTFVKLVERLAPGLKTIEHFVLLTDRAHMPESSLNLLCYEELLSAEDGTFAWVEMPETAPVGLCYTSGTTGNPKGVQYSHRSTVLHAMAACATDTFGIGAMTVVLPVAPMYHVNAWSMPYTAAMAGAKLVLGGPNFDAPTLQKLIIDEGVDLALAVPTIWLGMLQHLERHGGGLGRLNRTAIGGSAVPRSMIEAFDRLHGVRVMQLWGMTEMSPLGTVGAMTPEVAALPYDEALSVRVKQGRGVFGVEMKIVDDEGQELPRDGVTFGRLLVRGPWIVGRYFKGDGGDVLDAEGWFDTGDVATLDEQGYMQITDRSKDVIKSGGEWISSIELENEAVGCPGVAEAAVIGVAHPKWDERPLLIIVRKPGAAVSAADVLKHLEGRIAKWWTPDAVEFVDAIPHTATGKILKTALREQFRDYRLAG
- a CDS encoding response regulator transcription factor, which translates into the protein MRILIADDHALMRSALAGAVRMVDPDADITTVGSFPEACRAAPGHALILCDLIMPGADPLGGIAALRAAAADTPILVITGHEDDATLLSLLALGIAGFVPKSVSGQVMEAAIRLVLAGGTYLPPRLAILAASRTDPPTRPPPRFHLSARQREVLAGIARGHSTKQIAAALAIAPATVKAHTAALLAEIGASNRAQAVALARDAGLI
- a CDS encoding sensor histidine kinase, which encodes MRRPHPILIIQLLGMIIVLAAQLFAHAQLADPTPPLTRAASWAVVAGLLLFWLALTPRLMRFLAAGDLHATDRIIRRVLWVGSLGLVIQFIILFPWLTTEVQLTISAFSIGTVAIQALATVDRPPVTSRPSPMPLVIPAGLIGWYLFHAGPVAIATIILTATMTAILLLLRGTVQAQVNRAHTAVLAAEAARAEVEAERDARTRFIAAAWHDLGQPIQAARLFSDQAARGSDPAHRAKAAADAAIAFESVERQLRSMLDHLQLEGSRTRPALVTLPAGRLIDGVARLHAAAAAHAGIRLIVLPSRAAVRADPDLAQRALSNLVDNAIRHARARRILIGARRHGACLQFWVIDDGRATGQATAGFGLGLPSSHRIAALLGGTLRRDPRWCNGAAFRLELPMA
- a CDS encoding PEPxxWA-CTERM sorting domain-containing protein; this encodes MRKMVLGAALLAMAGAGQATVIVAGVTAQGAKTLQVSSAVPTWLEVAEVEAFTFADLNVALAANGGTASATSQYDLGTPAGKAIDGVRPATYPNEWHSGGSDAGQRLTISLSAASDLKLVSIWGGNRLGGFPWRDVYRLSVLDGSGASLWQGVLDASQLNGQPVSVQFLAPNPGGVVPEPASWAMMIAGFGLVGGLMRRRRTVAVAV
- a CDS encoding acyl-CoA dehydrogenase family protein produces the protein MIDTSRRTAFNADHEAFRDSVRKFFAKELTPHLDRWEEEGVVDRNFWRACGEAGLLCPNVSPDHGGLGLDFGYNAVIDEELAYAGSSAGITLQSDIVAPYIEAYGSDEQKAKYLPRMISGECITAIAMTEPGAGSDLQGIRTTAKRDGNHYVLNGSKTYITNGQNADLVIVVAKTDPDKGAKGTSLILVEAGTPGFAKGRNLDKIGQNSADTSELFFEDVRVPITNCLGEENKGFIYLMSQLPQERLGIAVSAMGGAQRAFDEAVNFVKDRKAFGKTVFDFQNTRFLLADLKAKLQVGWAHLDVCLTKHMKGELDAYEGAAAKLWHTELQWEICDAALQLHGGAGYMNEYPIARLWRDARVQRIYGGTSEIMKELIGRSL
- a CDS encoding TonB-dependent receptor domain-containing protein, which translates into the protein MKTLCLLSVSSLALVAAPLAAQTPPASATPAAAAEDEATTIVVTGSRIPRPQFEGTIPGVQLTAQEFQARGFSSVLEALNDLPLVGPGASPNGNAGGQPASLGASFVDLLDLGTNRTLSLVNGRRFVSGNAGTLFVQGNTTGGQVDLNVIPTELVERTDVLTVGGAVAYGSDAIAGVVNIILKDNFEGLQANVRAGITSRGDTFNGQASAIWGSNFADGRGNVAISFQYNRDDGLYGDARPAFANTYIAPTFFGNGNRRNPAFAPGVIDVTNSNNGAFLRATDDGQPGNRFLPLVSGGSILLSDGGNVFQYTGTQAGFPTAFSAVVAGRQAGAAVSVAGATQAVPGGPLGAAQAVGNPATLPPGQFTRFAPNALPSGVTAAQVITALAPGFNAAALSDLQRNTLAINLLQANRPTPREFLAQNPNTPINAFLGTLVPAFLDIPNPDAASAQALPRTAVPLRFDGSGALVPFTPGVFNASTPATLGGMPGGDFLDQSRFTTLRAQQDRYIGNLIAHFDLTPNIRLYTENLFAKVDSAAPRNIGSSNSLALGGTENAVIVASITNPYLSTAARNTLVAAGIDPATGVFALSRTNQDVTGDTPAFAASETYRSVLGLKGDFEVGTRRFTWDVAGAYGKSKATITTTNIRDVEYALALDAVVDPANPSRIVCRIQTPGASTALPLGITNTVLVREARSDGVLVERLVPRAVTASQISGCAPLNPFGFNQMSQASKDYTTFTGVARNQSEQYYINGSIASAALFDLPGGGIGFALNAEWRRDTLDYRPSEEQRLGVSRTAALAATRGEVTSMEASAELRIPIFGEEFTLPMFRNLEFTPGVRFVKQNGNAPDVLRLNGNLETNEAKGKWNTLYTLGGAWRPVEGVLVRGNYTRSLRQPSVVELFLGNQPAFNTPTDPCGNAQISGGNVPATRRANCEQEVVRLGIAPDRASAANFLNSFVPAGQNLQGGFSGSPALKPEEGSSWTVGGVLSPKFAPGLVISADYINVTVRNQIIPTTLSNAAQFCYDSPTYNDTSGTLGVNTCSFFDREPSAAGGTPQFNIRNGFASGFINLGALRVKSVNGSAEYRFDLADLFGGEDKGNLRIRANVYHLISYISSAAGTFADSQESAGSFFRPKWETQLTGRYEKDGFFFQWTWNWQNKTRIFNFNTGAFNTPEQQDVIDLPAVGRHDASIGYRINDNFELQFNAFNIFSNEYAGLNGLANGSQAVGNQGEIDYFGRRYRLTARIKF